A genome region from Cryomorphaceae bacterium 1068 includes the following:
- a CDS encoding FG-GAP-like repeat-containing protein, giving the protein MKPLKTIAIRRFLLSGILIVGLGLNANSQISFIEVLDANYEGVGASSIAFSDVDGDGDEDVLITGLNSSGTPISNLYTNDGGNFTLVEDTPFTGVNVGSIAFSDVDGDGDEDVLITGRNSGNPFFIYSNLYANDGGNFTLVEDTPFEGVRYSSTAFSDVDGDGDEDVLITGQNAFLDPSANLYTNDGGTFTLVEDTPFDEVRNSSIAFSDVDGDGDEDVLITGQNSSLDRISNLYTNDGGNFTLVEDTPFEDVVESSIAFSDVDGDGDEDVLITGVNTLAQPTSNLYANDGGGNFTLLEDTPFIGVFWSSIAFSDVDGDGDEDVLITGNSTAGIISNPSVISNLYANDGGGNFTLVEDTPFSGVYSGSIAFSDVDEDGDEDVLITGFVYNGYRTAKLYLNITGQCDSLFPAVYESSLSTTFQGNSYLVEWDPVPGQIACQGQLLNINGEQIKIITFFENSVSSAVIPGSLLEYGTTYAWRVRCGCSVDPLIAGPFSTWQVFTTPAGAAIASSPNPTAGPSNVTFTVVEEGTTTLEVFDLSGRLIDGLFNGIAMPNNDYRFMFDGSSLPNGVYIYRLTTEREIINEKFMIAR; this is encoded by the coding sequence ATGAAACCCTTAAAAACAATTGCAATCCGCCGCTTTCTGTTAAGCGGAATCTTGATAGTAGGCCTCGGGCTCAATGCCAACAGCCAAATTTCATTTATAGAAGTACTAGACGCTAATTATGAAGGAGTGGGTGCTAGCTCCATTGCTTTCTCCGATGTGGACGGAGATGGGGATGAAGATGTCCTGATTACAGGGCTAAATTCGTCCGGCACCCCTATTTCTAATCTCTACACCAATGATGGAGGCAATTTCACCTTGGTTGAAGATACCCCTTTTACAGGAGTAAATGTTGGCTCTATTGCCTTCTCGGATGTGGATGGTGACGGGGATGAGGATGTGCTGATTACAGGGCGGAATAGTGGTAACCCATTTTTCATTTATTCCAATCTCTACGCCAATGACGGGGGCAACTTTACTTTGGTAGAAGATACGCCTTTCGAAGGTGTACGCTACAGTTCCACTGCCTTCTCGGATGTGGATGGAGATGGGGATGAAGATGTGCTGATTACGGGGCAAAATGCGTTTTTAGACCCGAGTGCTAATCTCTACACCAATGATGGCGGCACTTTCACCTTAGTGGAAGACACTCCTTTTGATGAAGTTCGGAATAGTTCCATTGCCTTCTCCGATGTAGATGGAGATGGCGATGAAGATGTTCTGATTACGGGGCAAAATTCGTCATTAGACCGTATTTCAAATCTCTACACCAATGATGGGGGAAATTTCACCTTAGTGGAAGATACGCCATTCGAAGATGTTGTGGAGAGCTCCATTGCTTTTTCTGATGTGGATGGAGACGGTGATGAAGATGTGTTGATTACGGGGGTGAATACATTGGCTCAACCTACTTCAAATCTCTACGCCAATGATGGTGGAGGCAATTTCACCTTATTGGAAGACACGCCTTTTATCGGAGTATTTTGGAGTTCTATTGCCTTCTCCGATGTAGACGGAGACGGAGATGAAGATGTGCTCATTACAGGGAACAGTACAGCAGGTATTATTTCCAATCCCTCCGTTATTTCCAATCTCTACGCCAATGATGGTGGAGGCAATTTCACTTTGGTGGAAGACACGCCTTTTTCAGGCGTATATAGCGGCTCCATCGCCTTTTCCGATGTGGATGAAGACGGTGATGAGGATGTGCTGATTACGGGATTTGTATATAACGGTTACCGCACTGCTAAGCTCTACCTAAATATCACTGGTCAATGTGACTCCCTCTTCCCTGCAGTTTACGAGTCTAGCTTGAGCACTACCTTTCAAGGCAATTCTTACTTGGTCGAATGGGATCCTGTACCAGGTCAAATTGCTTGCCAAGGACAGTTGTTAAATATTAACGGAGAGCAGATCAAAATAATTACTTTTTTTGAAAACAGTGTGAGCAGTGCAGTTATACCAGGTTCTCTCTTGGAGTATGGTACCACCTACGCGTGGAGGGTTCGTTGCGGTTGTTCTGTTGATCCACTCATTGCTGGTCCATTTAGCACTTGGCAGGTTTTTACGACTCCAGCTGGAGCAGCTATTGCTTCTAGTCCCAACCCAACAGCGGGTCCATCAAACGTTACTTTCACCGTGGTAGAAGAAGGAACCACCACTCTAGAGGTCTTTGATTTGAGCGGACGCCTGATCGATGGTCTCTTCAATGGGATTGCCATGCCAAATAACGATTACCGTTTCATGTTTGATGGCTCTTCACTTCCTAATGGCGTCTACATTTATCGCTTAACAACAGAAAGAGAAATCATAAATGAGAAATTCATGATAGCGCGATAA
- a CDS encoding T9SS type A sorting domain-containing protein, which yields MKNLIFLLSALIASLGSFAQQSINTAGGEATGQGSASFSVGQVSYTAVEDVGGENLIQGVQIPFEYFGETPANDNCLPISAESADYFLECGSEIEGTTVSATQTAGLSAECATFNSASPNDVWYFFQADGATDYTITIDTNSATSASLMDAVLFIYSGTCGNLTEVACADENFGPTFTGESITLDAAAAGFYYVRVISYFAESPFVVSLTCSGGCENPFPAVSEASLSTTQLGNAFATGWAPVSGQIGCQVQVRFAGGSILGAQIVGGASADGFNIPLNVLQPGTDYEWRVRCGCSQSPLVAGSFSSWQPFSTPSSAALASNPNPTSGQSNVTFTLAEESYTTLEVFDLSGRLIDGLFNGIAMPNSDYRFMFDGSSLPNGVYIYRLTTESEIINEKFMIAR from the coding sequence ATGAAAAACCTAATCTTTCTATTATCGGCTCTGATCGCATCGCTCGGCTCTTTTGCCCAGCAATCGATCAACACCGCCGGCGGAGAGGCTACGGGCCAAGGCTCGGCTAGTTTCTCCGTAGGACAGGTGAGCTATACCGCCGTCGAAGACGTCGGCGGAGAAAATCTTATCCAAGGTGTTCAAATACCTTTTGAGTACTTTGGCGAAACGCCTGCAAACGATAACTGTTTGCCCATCTCAGCTGAGTCGGCAGACTACTTTCTGGAATGTGGTTCAGAGATTGAAGGCACCACGGTTAGTGCTACGCAGACTGCAGGACTAAGCGCCGAGTGCGCTACATTCAATTCTGCCTCACCCAACGATGTTTGGTATTTCTTCCAAGCTGATGGAGCCACAGATTACACGATAACCATCGATACCAATTCGGCGACTTCCGCCTCGCTGATGGACGCGGTGCTCTTTATCTATTCGGGTACTTGTGGAAATTTGACAGAAGTAGCTTGTGCGGACGAAAACTTCGGCCCAACTTTTACAGGAGAGTCCATCACGCTTGATGCCGCTGCGGCAGGTTTTTACTACGTGAGGGTGATCAGCTATTTTGCTGAGTCGCCATTTGTAGTCAGCTTGACTTGTTCAGGTGGTTGCGAAAACCCCTTTCCTGCCGTAAGTGAAGCCAGTCTTTCTACAACCCAACTTGGCAATGCCTTTGCTACGGGATGGGCACCCGTTTCTGGTCAAATCGGATGTCAGGTCCAGGTTAGATTTGCGGGAGGGTCTATCCTTGGAGCTCAGATCGTTGGTGGTGCGAGCGCTGATGGCTTCAACATTCCTTTGAATGTTCTTCAACCCGGCACGGACTACGAGTGGAGGGTAAGATGTGGTTGTTCGCAATCCCCATTGGTAGCCGGATCCTTTAGTTCTTGGCAGCCATTCTCCACTCCGAGCAGTGCAGCTTTGGCTTCCAACCCCAACCCTACATCGGGACAGTCGAATGTGACGTTCACTCTGGCAGAGGAAAGCTACACCACCCTTGAGGTCTTTGATTTGAGCGGACGCCTGATCGATGGTCTCTTCAATGGGATTGCCATGCCAAATAGCGATTACCGTTTCATGTTTGATGGCTCTTCACTTCCTAATGGAGTGTACATTTATCGCCTAACGACGGAAAGCGAGATTATCAATGAGAAGTTTATGATTGCGCGATAA